The following coding sequences lie in one Flavobacteriales bacterium genomic window:
- a CDS encoding TrkH family potassium uptake protein codes for MSKSLINTKVVANVIGTLIIISGILMALAIPVSVYYDEGGLYPLIFSSAITLTIGLVLKLTTRKNENAEIKKREGYLIVALGWLSMAVFGSLPYLFSGAIPNIANAFFETVSGLTTTGASILDNIEEIPKGILFWRSLTQWIGGMGIIVLTIAILPLLGVGGMELFASEAPGPTKDKIHPRIKETAKRLWYIYVGFTVLQTILLMYPGGMGFFDAINHSFTTMSTGGFSTKQASVAHFNSAIVDYIIIIFMFIAGTNFTLLYFGFKFKFKKFWENDEFKWYFGTILLLTAIIIPSVYGYSTHHLGFEKTFRDALFQVTSIITTTGFASADFTTWGAFVTFLFFLLLFTGASAGSTSGGMKLVRIVLLIKNGFLEFKRRLHPNAVVPVHLNRQGVPITIIYNLLAFVFFYLSTFVMGSLVVTFLGVDFMEAVSAVATSLGNVGPGIGSIGPSYSFSHLPDSSKWVLSFLMLMGRLELFTIAILFTPYFWRRN; via the coding sequence ATGTCTAAAAGCCTTATAAATACTAAAGTTGTTGCCAATGTAATTGGAACATTAATCATCATTTCAGGTATTTTAATGGCTTTAGCTATCCCTGTTTCGGTTTACTATGATGAGGGAGGTTTGTATCCGTTGATTTTTTCTTCAGCAATAACATTAACCATTGGTTTAGTTCTAAAGTTAACCACTCGAAAAAACGAAAATGCAGAAATAAAAAAACGTGAAGGATATCTTATCGTTGCATTAGGTTGGCTTTCTATGGCTGTATTTGGCTCATTACCGTATTTATTTTCTGGTGCTATACCAAACATTGCCAATGCCTTTTTCGAAACCGTTTCAGGTTTAACAACTACTGGAGCTTCAATTCTTGATAATATTGAAGAAATTCCAAAAGGAATTTTGTTTTGGCGAAGCTTAACTCAATGGATAGGTGGCATGGGTATTATTGTACTAACCATTGCTATTTTACCACTTTTAGGCGTTGGAGGTATGGAGTTATTCGCATCAGAAGCCCCTGGTCCAACTAAGGATAAAATACACCCCCGAATTAAAGAAACTGCAAAACGACTATGGTATATCTATGTTGGTTTTACTGTTTTACAAACCATATTGTTAATGTACCCTGGTGGAATGGGCTTTTTCGATGCCATCAACCACTCCTTTACGACCATGTCAACAGGTGGATTCTCTACCAAACAAGCTAGTGTAGCTCATTTTAATTCTGCAATAGTCGATTACATCATCATTATTTTCATGTTTATTGCAGGAACCAATTTTACCCTTCTATACTTTGGTTTCAAATTTAAATTCAAAAAGTTTTGGGAAAACGATGAATTTAAATGGTATTTCGGTACAATATTGTTATTGACCGCAATTATTATCCCTTCCGTTTATGGTTACTCAACACACCACTTGGGTTTCGAAAAAACTTTTCGAGATGCTCTTTTTCAAGTAACAAGTATCATCACCACAACAGGGTTCGCAAGTGCAGATTTTACTACTTGGGGAGCATTTGTTACCTTCTTGTTTTTCTTATTATTGTTTACTGGAGCTAGTGCTGGTTCTACAAGTGGTGGTATGAAATTGGTTCGTATCGTGCTATTAATTAAAAACGGGTTTTTAGAGTTTAAACGTCGATTACACCCAAATGCTGTTGTTCCTGTACATTTAAATCGACAAGGAGTTCCAATCACCATTATTTATAATTTATTGGCTTTTGTATTCTTTTACTTATCCACTTTTGTAATGGGTTCGTTAGTCGTTACTTTTCTTGGTGTCGATTTTATGGAGGCAGTGAGTGCTGTTGCAACATCATTAGGTAATGTTGGACCTGGTATTGGTAGCATTGGTCCTTCGTATAGCTTTTCACACCTTCCCGATTCAAGTAAATGGGTGCTTTCGTTTTTAATGTTAATGGGAAGATTGGAATTATTTACCATTGCCATACTCTTTACCCCTTATTTCTGGAGAAGAAACTAA
- a CDS encoding OmpA family protein, whose translation MRKLLLASILLLLLSSLKSQEYIGIRQSNYSGVLGLDYNPSSIADNRMKVDIVLFGAFIHGYNNHAYFNPKYMPYGWINSFNYNDEKARLWMDNKDLQKFVSADSISNYPNAQIYEFDDGRKTRSAFLQSEIDVLNVMISFNYKRSIGFQIKNRTMFNLDNVTPELIRLASNEWDYMRLFNLNLKDQNLNLSMNTWNEYNFAYAQVLKDDNQHFWKMGAKLKFLQGIGSFYLNTDNVDYNIIDDTTALYIKGDFDYGYSDNLGGYIEGTDNEKFDGGELLKKYSNWGLGFDIGVTYEFRPKYQDYKYDMDNKTNLWRKDQNKYKLRVGAALNDIGGMRYKKGSLSRNFSFQTGVFDLQEFDGVKGFRSLDSSLIDLSTRGDVTFRDDDGEFFMNLPTHANIDVDYNIWRNIYANYYMRINLLFYKDHNAVHYPHNFALTPRWDHRWWGVSIPLSYNTTSGFRYGLGLRAGPLVIGTGDMKPIFAAGRDTKLSGADFYIALKIPILNPKPKDRDKDKVSDKLDKCIDVYGVWAFKGCPDTDNDGIQDSEDDCPLDSGLVEFKGCPDTDGDGIMDKLDSCVTEAGIPEFNGCPDTDGDGIMDKEDDCPTEAGLAEFKGCPDSDMDGLKDSEDRCPMVAGPISNKGCPLKLLHLLDSLNEIVLTDSLDLSEDHFMYKNLPKDKSHLFEMEISDGNYPPYIDIDLVNNDSISTIRAFRKEDNRYAYTFVKKGASLVLSTEEQEVLNTAFKNLEFETGKAKIKETSLPSLIELANLLKKKPDWGLKIEGHTDNVGKASNNLKLSKLRATAVKDFLVENEVDAARFEVLWFGHTKPIDSNKTPEGRQKNRRVEMTVIQN comes from the coding sequence ATGCGTAAATTACTTTTAGCAAGTATTTTATTGTTATTACTATCTTCATTAAAATCCCAAGAATATATAGGAATACGCCAAAGCAACTACTCTGGTGTTTTAGGCCTTGATTACAACCCTTCTTCTATTGCTGACAATAGAATGAAAGTGGATATCGTGCTTTTTGGTGCTTTTATTCATGGTTATAACAACCATGCTTATTTCAATCCTAAATACATGCCTTACGGTTGGATTAACTCTTTCAACTATAACGACGAAAAAGCAAGATTATGGATGGACAACAAAGATTTGCAAAAATTTGTTTCTGCCGATTCTATCAGCAACTACCCAAATGCTCAAATATATGAGTTTGATGATGGTAGAAAAACACGGTCTGCATTTTTACAATCAGAAATTGATGTATTAAATGTGATGATATCATTTAATTACAAACGTTCTATTGGGTTTCAAATTAAAAACAGAACCATGTTTAACCTCGATAATGTAACTCCCGAACTTATACGTTTAGCAAGTAATGAATGGGACTACATGAGGTTGTTCAATTTAAATTTAAAAGACCAAAATTTAAATCTTTCGATGAACACTTGGAACGAATACAATTTCGCTTACGCACAAGTATTAAAAGACGATAACCAACACTTTTGGAAAATGGGTGCTAAACTTAAATTTTTGCAAGGAATTGGGTCTTTTTATTTGAATACCGATAATGTAGATTATAACATTATTGATGATACCACAGCTCTTTACATAAAAGGAGATTTTGATTATGGTTACTCCGATAATTTAGGTGGTTACATTGAAGGGACTGATAATGAAAAATTTGATGGAGGTGAATTATTAAAAAAATACTCTAATTGGGGATTAGGTTTTGATATTGGGGTTACGTATGAGTTCCGTCCAAAATATCAAGATTACAAATACGACATGGACAATAAAACCAATTTATGGCGTAAAGACCAAAACAAATACAAATTAAGAGTTGGAGCAGCCCTTAATGATATTGGTGGTATGAGATACAAAAAAGGAAGTTTGAGTAGAAATTTTAGTTTCCAAACAGGTGTTTTCGATTTACAAGAGTTTGATGGTGTTAAAGGTTTCCGTTCTTTAGATTCGAGTTTAATCGATTTATCAACAAGAGGCGATGTAACTTTTAGGGATGACGATGGTGAATTTTTTATGAACCTCCCTACACATGCTAATATTGATGTAGATTATAATATTTGGAGAAATATTTACGCAAATTATTACATGCGAATAAATCTATTATTCTATAAAGACCATAACGCCGTTCATTACCCGCACAATTTTGCATTAACCCCAAGATGGGACCATCGATGGTGGGGCGTTTCTATTCCTTTATCTTATAATACAACTTCAGGATTTAGATACGGTTTAGGCTTACGAGCAGGTCCGTTAGTAATAGGTACAGGAGATATGAAACCAATATTTGCTGCTGGTAGAGATACAAAACTAAGTGGAGCTGATTTTTATATCGCTTTAAAAATTCCTATTCTAAATCCAAAACCAAAAGATAGAGACAAAGATAAAGTTTCTGATAAATTGGATAAATGTATAGATGTTTATGGTGTATGGGCATTTAAAGGATGTCCTGATACAGATAATGATGGCATTCAAGATTCTGAAGATGATTGTCCGTTAGACAGTGGTTTGGTAGAATTTAAAGGTTGCCCTGATACTGATGGCGATGGGATTATGGATAAATTGGATAGTTGTGTTACAGAAGCAGGAATTCCAGAATTTAACGGTTGCCCTGATACCGATGGGGATGGTATAATGGATAAAGAAGATGATTGTCCAACAGAAGCTGGATTAGCAGAATTTAAAGGCTGTCCTGATAGCGACATGGATGGATTAAAAGACAGCGAAGACAGGTGTCCAATGGTTGCTGGACCAATATCTAACAAAGGTTGTCCATTAAAATTATTACATTTATTAGATTCATTAAATGAAATCGTATTAACAGATTCATTAGACCTTTCTGAAGATCATTTTATGTATAAAAATCTACCAAAAGATAAGAGTCATTTGTTTGAAATGGAGATTTCTGACGGAAATTACCCTCCATACATTGATATAGATTTAGTTAATAACGATTCCATATCAACGATAAGAGCTTTCAGAAAAGAAGATAACAGATATGCATATACCTTTGTTAAAAAAGGAGCTTCATTAGTATTATCAACTGAAGAACAAGAGGTTTTAAACACAGCCTTCAAAAACCTTGAATTCGAAACAGGTAAAGCAAAAATCAAAGAAACATCACTACCTTCTTTAATTGAGTTAGCCAATCTGTTAAAGAAAAAACCCGATTGGGGATTAAAAATTGAAGGGCATACCGACAATGTTGGTAAAGCTAGCAACAACCTAAAACTATCTAAATTAAGGGCTACTGCAGTAAAAGATTTCTTAGTTGAAAATGAAGTGGATGCAGCTCGTTTTGAAGTACTATGGTTTGGACATACAAAACCAATAGACTCAAACAAAACTCCTGAGGGAAGACAGAAAAATCGACGAGTTGAAATGACTGTAATTCAAAATTGA
- a CDS encoding T9SS type A sorting domain-containing protein, protein MIKKLLSFSAVVALISATAVAQTNPKFETWGPTTVASSNPTGWETYNADNFGGPVGTTAETADPGEGLKSARMETKTGYGAVLGVDTLGGTLSLNGDLLNNKFVKGIPYTSRPTSVSLKIKNAPVNGDTAVFVVQLMQAGQLLGIAGTNLSSTLTTWTPGSLNFTYLLTGAPDTMIIIASSSKATFYNTPKKAQPGSTFWLDDIVMNFPVGVKEAIFSERVLAYPNPASTSIRFDLNNNKATGIRITDITGKVVKNITVTSNLADVSVYDLPTGLYIYQVYNNENVVYTDKFTVSK, encoded by the coding sequence ATGATTAAAAAATTACTTTCTTTTAGTGCTGTTGTGGCATTAATCTCTGCAACTGCGGTTGCACAAACTAACCCTAAATTTGAAACATGGGGTCCTACTACAGTAGCATCTTCAAACCCTACAGGGTGGGAAACTTACAATGCTGATAATTTTGGTGGCCCTGTTGGAACAACAGCAGAAACAGCCGACCCAGGTGAAGGGTTAAAATCAGCTAGAATGGAAACTAAAACTGGATATGGTGCGGTTTTAGGTGTTGATACTCTAGGAGGAACACTTTCATTAAATGGTGATTTATTAAATAACAAATTTGTTAAAGGTATTCCTTATACGAGTAGACCAACTTCTGTTAGCCTTAAAATAAAAAATGCTCCAGTAAATGGTGATACTGCTGTTTTTGTTGTACAATTAATGCAAGCTGGTCAGTTACTAGGTATTGCAGGAACAAATTTATCATCAACATTAACTACTTGGACTCCTGGTTCACTTAATTTTACTTACTTATTAACTGGTGCACCAGATACCATGATAATTATTGCAAGTTCTAGTAAAGCTACTTTTTACAACACACCTAAAAAAGCTCAACCAGGAAGTACTTTTTGGTTAGACGATATCGTTATGAATTTCCCTGTTGGAGTTAAAGAAGCAATTTTTTCTGAAAGAGTGTTAGCTTATCCAAATCCTGCTTCTACAAGCATCAGATTTGATTTAAACAACAACAAAGCAACTGGAATTAGAATAACTGATATTACAGGTAAAGTAGTAAAAAATATTACTGTAACTAGCAACTTAGCTGATGTAAGTGTTTACGATTTACCTACAGGACTTTATATTTATCAAGTTTACAACAACGAAAATGTTGTTTACACTGATAAATTTACAGTTTCTAAATAA
- a CDS encoding outer membrane lipoprotein-sorting protein produces MKKIAVVVLFLIGTQIVSNAQTAQEVVQKYIENIGGEEALRKIKNVKMTAKVDAQGMVIPLEMYNMTDGKMMVKFEFQGKEMVQQAFDGETSWGVNFMTQKAEKADAEQTENTKRESKDFPEAFLDYEKKGYKIELMGKETIEGVECFKIKFTKKPLLADGVEVENVQYYYFDTENYVPIVMEAEIKSGQMKGSISQTVFSNYTEVEGVYFPFSINSRLKDGEGQPVTIEKVEVNVAIDEAMFKFPETK; encoded by the coding sequence ATGAAAAAAATAGCAGTAGTAGTTTTATTCCTTATCGGAACTCAAATTGTTTCTAATGCGCAAACAGCACAAGAAGTGGTACAAAAATATATCGAGAACATTGGTGGAGAAGAAGCCTTGAGAAAAATCAAGAATGTTAAAATGACCGCCAAAGTTGATGCACAAGGAATGGTTATTCCATTAGAAATGTACAACATGACTGACGGGAAAATGATGGTGAAATTTGAATTTCAAGGTAAAGAAATGGTGCAGCAAGCGTTTGATGGAGAAACATCTTGGGGCGTAAATTTTATGACGCAAAAAGCCGAAAAAGCTGATGCTGAACAAACTGAAAACACCAAAAGAGAATCGAAAGATTTTCCTGAAGCATTTTTAGATTACGAGAAAAAAGGCTACAAAATCGAATTAATGGGAAAAGAAACCATTGAAGGAGTGGAATGTTTTAAAATCAAATTCACTAAAAAGCCATTGTTAGCTGATGGCGTTGAGGTTGAAAACGTTCAATACTACTATTTTGATACTGAAAATTATGTGCCTATTGTAATGGAAGCTGAAATTAAAAGCGGACAAATGAAAGGCTCTATCTCTCAAACGGTGTTTAGTAACTATACCGAAGTTGAAGGTGTTTATTTCCCATTTTCAATCAATTCGAGATTAAAAGATGGAGAAGGACAACCTGTAACTATCGAAAAAGTGGAAGTGAATGTTGCGATTGATGAAGCCATGTTCAAATTCCCTGAAACGAAGTAG
- a CDS encoding class I SAM-dependent methyltransferase: MKKIHLIINYIKYFFTARNQHGIHSPFLYELYNNVIKDQTPFYVFSDIESIRAKLLLSKLEITITDFGAGSVVNKSNKRYINDIAKNSLKAPKYAQLLFRLVNRFKPANVLELGTSLGVTTMYLAASNSKMKVTTVEGCPNIAKVAQINFDKLGLKNINLVNKPFEEFLPQYLKSVSTLDFVFFDGNHTKEATLSYFNWCLDKINQNTVFVFDDIYWSEGMNEAWNEIKQHQKVTTTVDLFAIGIVFFNPDLSKEHFVLRY, from the coding sequence ATGAAAAAAATACACCTCATAATCAATTACATCAAGTACTTTTTTACTGCCCGAAATCAGCACGGCATACATTCTCCTTTTCTGTACGAGCTGTATAACAATGTTATTAAAGACCAAACACCTTTTTATGTTTTTAGTGATATTGAGTCGATAAGGGCAAAACTGTTGTTGTCGAAATTGGAGATAACAATAACCGATTTTGGAGCGGGTTCTGTAGTAAATAAATCCAATAAAAGATACATTAACGATATTGCAAAAAACTCGTTAAAAGCTCCGAAATATGCTCAATTGTTGTTTCGATTGGTGAACAGATTTAAACCAGCCAATGTGTTGGAGTTGGGCACAAGTTTAGGCGTTACCACCATGTATTTGGCAGCATCGAATTCAAAAATGAAAGTAACGACGGTAGAAGGCTGCCCGAATATTGCCAAGGTAGCTCAAATTAATTTTGATAAGTTAGGACTGAAGAACATCAATTTGGTGAACAAACCCTTCGAAGAATTTTTACCTCAGTATTTAAAATCGGTATCGACCTTAGATTTTGTCTTTTTTGATGGAAACCATACTAAAGAAGCCACGTTGAGTTATTTTAATTGGTGCTTAGATAAAATAAATCAAAACACCGTTTTTGTTTTTGATGATATCTATTGGAGTGAAGGAATGAATGAAGCTTGGAACGAGATTAAACAACACCAAAAAGTGACTACCACCGTCGATTTATTTGCCATAGGAATAGTGTTTTTTAACCCAGATTTAAGCAAAGAACATTTTGTATTGAGGTATTAG
- the trkA gene encoding Trk system potassium transporter TrkA, producing MRIIIAGAGEVGFHLAKMLTNEAQDLYIIDESEERLNYVQSHIDVIGVKGDATSLGLLKETKINTCDLLIAATSSEETNMLICMIGKKLGAKKTIARLSNYETKLTDLEVFFKEMGVDTIVSPVELASKEIKRLINQSAFTDDYEFENGKLTVFGITLSENSPLINKSILDTKYLNPNQSFKPIAFLRKGKTHMAQGDSVLNQNDIVYFIATPEGIKEVTTFCAQSCFEIKNIMILGASRIGILTAELLEKKYNVTLIEENRERALTVADKLKKTLVINADGRDVSILEEENLDDMDAFIALTGDSETNIITSLVAKSHGVKKTIARVENMDYINLSQNIGIDTLINKKIIAANEIIKYIRRGEVQAIANLHGVDGEIIEFNVKLNTKITMKPLRDLKLPKTVNIAGVVRHNKGFIPFGSFQLQEGDKAVVFVHNSEIEDIEEFFH from the coding sequence ATGAGAATAATTATTGCAGGTGCAGGTGAAGTAGGTTTCCATTTAGCAAAAATGTTAACGAACGAAGCTCAAGATTTGTACATTATTGATGAAAGCGAAGAACGTTTAAATTATGTTCAAAGCCATATCGACGTAATTGGGGTTAAAGGTGATGCTACTAGCTTGGGACTGCTTAAAGAAACTAAAATAAACACTTGCGATTTATTGATTGCAGCAACCTCATCAGAAGAAACCAACATGCTAATTTGTATGATTGGAAAAAAATTAGGAGCAAAAAAAACCATTGCCCGTTTAAGTAACTACGAAACCAAACTTACCGATTTAGAAGTTTTCTTTAAAGAAATGGGTGTTGATACCATTGTATCTCCGGTTGAACTTGCCTCTAAAGAAATAAAGCGGTTAATCAATCAATCGGCATTTACTGATGATTACGAGTTTGAAAATGGCAAACTAACCGTTTTTGGTATTACGCTTTCCGAAAATTCTCCATTAATCAACAAATCAATATTAGATACCAAATACCTCAACCCTAACCAATCGTTTAAACCCATTGCTTTTTTGCGAAAAGGTAAAACACACATGGCTCAAGGCGATTCTGTGTTAAATCAAAACGACATTGTTTATTTTATTGCAACTCCCGAAGGTATAAAAGAAGTTACTACATTTTGTGCCCAAAGTTGTTTTGAAATAAAAAACATCATGATTTTAGGTGCTAGTAGAATTGGTATTTTAACTGCTGAACTTCTTGAAAAAAAATACAACGTAACCCTAATCGAAGAAAACAGAGAACGTGCATTAACGGTAGCCGATAAATTAAAAAAGACCTTAGTTATTAATGCCGATGGTAGAGATGTTTCTATTTTAGAAGAAGAAAATTTAGACGACATGGATGCCTTTATTGCATTAACAGGCGATTCTGAAACCAACATTATTACCTCCTTGGTAGCTAAATCGCATGGCGTTAAAAAAACAATTGCGAGAGTAGAAAACATGGACTATATCAATCTTTCTCAAAACATTGGTATAGATACATTGATAAATAAAAAAATAATTGCAGCCAACGAAATCATTAAATATATCAGAAGAGGTGAGGTACAAGCCATAGCCAATTTACATGGTGTGGATGGAGAAATTATAGAGTTTAATGTTAAATTAAACACAAAAATAACCATGAAACCACTTCGTGATTTGAAACTCCCCAAAACTGTAAATATTGCAGGAGTAGTTAGACATAACAAAGGTTTTATTCCGTTTGGTAGTTTTCAACTCCAAGAAGGCGACAAAGCCGTTGTATTTGTTCATAACAGTGAAATTGAAGATATTGAAGAATTTTTTCATTAA
- a CDS encoding helix-turn-helix domain-containing protein, which translates to MTSTNDENNAIAIASKFINNTNRHVFLTGKAGTGKTTFLKYIIKNTYKNVVVAAPTGIAAINAGGVTLHSLFLLPFGGFVPTNDNAAIFSDYLKINNRNTLLKELKMSRVKRKLIQEMELLIIDEVSMLRADLLDAIDTILQSVRRNRTSFGGVQVLFIGDLLQLPPVVKEMEWNILKQYYKSPFFFDAQALANHPPLYIELEKIYRQTDHQFIDVLNNLRNNTITERDVELLNKHYQPDFQPKKTENYIKLTTHNNVADALNSSELNKITNPSYFFKASVWGDFNENAYPLEASLELKKGAQVMFVKNDMTGAQRFFNGKIGVVSAINDSVIEVEFEDKTKPITVDRYIWKNIKYKVNDVTNEIEEDVVGTFTQFPLKLAWAITVHKSQGLTFDKAIIDVENAFAPGQVYVALSRLTSLNGLVLSSKINFKRLASDSTVADYGESKPDENTLNSILSNESQQFLKTYITTGFDFSFLHHQLFMHINSYGKDEKRSEKQHHFEWANQLFKELEQAKEVADKFINQVKQIFAHQKPDFDKVVLDRVNAAKTYFLPILKKHSTSILSKIEELNEKKKVKVFLQELVDLDGLFYKQIQSIQKVEALLKSSINQLEFSKENISLAEENKQRLEELSQTIKLKKEPKAPKEKKEKIDTKKVTFDLYKEGKTIKEIAAERGFATTTIEGHLAHYVGLGLIDVKEFVEVEKMKTIIAAIKKLDTNLLSEIKHHLGENYSYPEIKCTLAYHQNSNKKDS; encoded by the coding sequence ATGACATCAACCAATGATGAAAATAATGCAATAGCAATTGCCTCAAAGTTTATAAACAACACCAATAGGCATGTTTTTTTAACTGGAAAAGCAGGTACAGGAAAGACCACTTTTTTAAAATACATCATTAAAAACACCTATAAAAATGTGGTGGTTGCTGCTCCAACTGGTATTGCTGCTATAAATGCAGGTGGAGTTACTTTGCATTCCTTGTTTTTATTGCCTTTTGGAGGATTTGTCCCCACGAACGATAATGCAGCAATTTTTTCGGATTACTTAAAAATTAACAACAGAAATACTTTGTTGAAAGAGTTGAAAATGAGTAGGGTAAAACGAAAACTGATTCAAGAAATGGAGTTGTTGATTATTGATGAGGTAAGTATGTTAAGAGCCGATTTGTTAGATGCCATCGATACCATTCTACAATCGGTGCGAAGAAACAGAACTTCGTTTGGAGGAGTGCAAGTTTTATTTATTGGAGATTTGTTGCAGCTACCACCTGTTGTAAAAGAGATGGAATGGAACATTTTAAAACAATACTACAAAAGTCCTTTTTTCTTTGATGCTCAAGCGTTAGCAAATCATCCTCCACTTTATATTGAGTTGGAAAAAATATACCGACAAACCGATCATCAGTTTATTGATGTATTAAACAATCTTAGAAACAATACCATTACTGAAAGAGATGTAGAATTATTGAACAAACATTACCAACCCGATTTTCAGCCAAAAAAGACAGAAAACTACATTAAACTAACGACTCACAACAATGTTGCTGATGCTTTAAACAGTAGTGAGTTAAATAAAATCACTAATCCATCTTATTTTTTTAAAGCGTCGGTTTGGGGCGATTTTAATGAAAATGCTTATCCATTAGAAGCTTCTTTAGAACTTAAAAAAGGTGCTCAGGTAATGTTTGTTAAAAACGACATGACAGGTGCTCAACGGTTTTTTAATGGTAAAATAGGGGTGGTTTCTGCCATAAACGATTCAGTCATTGAGGTGGAGTTTGAAGACAAAACTAAACCCATTACCGTTGACCGTTACATTTGGAAAAACATCAAATACAAAGTAAATGATGTAACCAACGAAATAGAGGAAGATGTGGTAGGCACTTTCACACAATTTCCTTTAAAATTAGCGTGGGCAATTACAGTGCATAAAAGTCAGGGGTTAACTTTCGATAAAGCCATTATTGATGTAGAAAATGCTTTTGCACCTGGTCAGGTTTATGTAGCATTATCTAGATTAACCTCACTCAATGGATTGGTGTTAAGTTCTAAAATTAATTTTAAACGATTGGCAAGTGATTCTACCGTTGCTGATTATGGAGAATCTAAACCTGACGAAAACACCTTAAACTCAATTTTGAGTAACGAATCGCAACAATTTTTAAAAACCTACATTACAACAGGGTTTGATTTTAGTTTCCTGCATCATCAATTGTTTATGCACATCAATAGTTATGGTAAAGACGAAAAACGTTCGGAAAAACAGCACCACTTTGAATGGGCAAACCAGTTGTTTAAAGAGTTGGAGCAAGCCAAAGAAGTAGCTGATAAATTTATCAATCAGGTAAAACAAATTTTTGCTCATCAAAAACCAGATTTTGATAAAGTGGTGTTAGATAGAGTAAATGCTGCAAAAACTTACTTCTTGCCCATTTTAAAAAAACACTCAACGTCTATTTTATCGAAAATTGAGGAACTAAACGAAAAGAAAAAGGTGAAAGTCTTTTTACAAGAATTGGTTGATTTAGATGGGTTGTTTTATAAACAAATTCAATCCATTCAAAAGGTAGAGGCTTTATTAAAATCATCCATTAATCAGTTAGAATTTTCGAAAGAAAACATCAGTTTAGCGGAAGAAAACAAACAGCGATTGGAAGAATTGAGTCAAACCATTAAACTAAAAAAAGAACCCAAAGCGCCCAAAGAAAAGAAAGAGAAAATAGACACCAAAAAAGTTACTTTCGATTTGTACAAAGAAGGAAAAACTATTAAAGAAATTGCTGCCGAACGTGGTTTTGCAACAACAACCATTGAGGGGCATCTGGCTCATTATGTGGGTTTAGGTTTAATTGATGTAAAGGAATTTGTTGAGGTTGAAAAAATGAAAACAATTATAGCAGCCATTAAAAAATTAGACACCAATTTATTAAGTGAAATAAAACACCATTTGGGTGAAAATTATTCTTATCCAGAAATAAAATGTACGTTAGCCTATCATCAAAATTCAAATAAAAAGGATAGTTAA